The nucleotide window ATAGGTATATTAGAATTATTTTAAGCCGTGCTATAATATATTTATACGCTATTTTTAATAGCTTTTTGAAAGGATTGCTATGGGGGCAATCCGCACTTATAACGTCCAAGGGACATGCACTATAAAACAAAGGAGCAAAACAAAATGAGCGCCCACAAGAACGAACATAGCGAACCTTCTGCGAACCAATACTTCGACCGCATACACGAGGCGCAGGAAAAGATATTTCCGGTTTTGCAGCTGATGAGCCTTTCCTCCGAGCTTAATCCGAGGCTTGGCGGCGCGCTAACCAACGAGGAACTAAGCGGCATCGGGCTTCTATTAAGGGACCTTTACGAGGACGTATTCAAGGCCGTGGACAACCTCGAGGAACTTTGCAAAGAACAAAAGTGCGGTTAAGCGGGGCGGGTCTTTGTAGACGGCACAAACGGCAAAAGGCCGCCGCAAGGCGGCCTTTTCTACTCGTGCGAAAACTTCTTGTCCAATCTCAGCAGGAGGCCGCATATCTTTTCAACCGATTCCCTGCTATCAGATACAACTGCACGCGGAAGCACGGCAATCAGCCACTCGACATTAAGGCCCAGGTCAACGTACGTGGCCCCTTTCTTGACAAGCTCTTGCAAGTCCGGGTCGTTCTTGACGCGCTCCATAACTTCCCTGCTCTCGCAGTTAACCTTGAACTCCCCGTTTTGCATTACTGCGATAAACGGAATGGTCACCGGGCCCGGCGGCTCCATCCAAACGGTAGCCTGTCCGTTCTTTAATTCCTCTACCACATACGGATAACCTTCATAGGTGCCTTCAAAAAGCGTTACGCCGGTATTTGCGCCCTTGGACTTCGACCGGCCGTCCATAGAGCCCGCTTCGGACGCACCCGTATTATCTGCCCTTGTAACACTTCTTCTTGAGATTACGAATACGACTATCGATAAAACTACGAGGGCCGCTATTATTATCTCTATCATTACCGTTTATCTCCAGTTCTCAAAAACATTTTCCCGGGACCCTGCCAAACGTCTGCGGATTTCTACTTACTGCCCTGCTTTTTAAAGAACCTCAAAAGCACCCTGGCAACCTGTTCGATAACGGCCTTATTACTTATAGCAATCTCTCTGGGCAATTCCGCGGCCACCCAATTGGTATTATATCCGATGTCGATATAAGTGGACTTTAGCCCCAAAAGCTCACGTATATCCGGATCAGTATCGATACGCGCGGCAATATCCTTGTCGCACTCTATCTTCAAGTCGCCGTCGCGCGCAGATAGCGCAAAGGGCTCTTCCACATCAACCTCCATATCGAGCCAGACGGTCGCGGTTCCATCGGCAAGCTCTTCGACAACGTAAGTAACACCGTCGACTTCGCCGCTAAACGGCTCGAACCCCTCGGTTGGCGTTGTCAGGTCTGTGCCGCCAGGCTCGATTGTAGTACCCGGTATATAAGCCCCCTTATCTGCCCGCGTGTCGCTTCGTCTGGCGATTATGAATACGATTATGGCAAGCGCTATAAGCACCCATATCGCCATCTCTATCATCTTAGCCTCCTATCCGCACAAGCTCTTTCTCAAGCGCTGTTATCCTGTCCCTTAACCCGGCCGCGCGCTCGAACTCGAGCCGCTTTGCCGCGTTCTCCATTTCCTTATGCAGTTCCTTTATTTTACCCGAAAGCTCGTGCGGCGCAACATATTCTTCGCCATCCTCTGCGGCAGCGGACGCATCGACCGTATAATAATCGGACTCGTATATGGAGCTCATGACGTCCTTTATCCTGCTCTTTATGGTCGATGGCTTTATGTTATTGGCTTCGTTATACTCGGCCTGGAGCTTTCTTCTTCTCTCTGTTTCGCCGGTAGCCTCGCGCATGGAGCGCGTAACCTTATCCGCGTAAAGTATGACCGTGCCGTCAACGTTCCTTGCCGCTCTGCCAAATGTCTGTATAAGCGAGCGCGTCGACCTCAGGAATCCCTCCTTGTCGGCATCGAGTATGGCAACGAGCGAGACCTCGGGAAGATCAAGCCCTTCTCTTAGAAGATTTATGCCAACGAGCACGTCGAATCTTCCAAGCCTCAAGTCGCGAAGTATCTCTATCCTGTCGAGCGTCTCTACGTCTGAATGAAGGTATTTTACCTTTATGCCAATGTCGGTATAGTACTGCGTGAGGTCCTCTGCCATGCGCTTGGTGAGGGTGGTTACAAGCACGCGCTCGTTCTTTTTTACGCGTTTTTTTATCTCGCCAAGAAGGTCGTCGACCTGCGTCTCTGCGCCGCGCTGCTCGATAACAGGGTCCATCAGCCCCGTTGGCCTGATTATCTGCTCCACCACCACGCCGCCGGCCCTTTTTATCTCGTAGTCTCCTGGCGTTGCCGACACGTATATGGCCTGCTTTATGCGCGCCTCGAACTCCTCGAACTTAAGCGGCCTGTTATCAAGGGCAGAGGGCAGCCTGAACCCGTAATCAACCAGCGTCTGCTTTCTCGACCTGTCTCCAAGGTACATCCCGCCTATCTGAGGAATAGCGATGTGGCTTTCGTCAACCACAAGGAGAAAATCCTCCGGGAAATAATCTATGAGCGTAAACGGCGGCTCTCCCGGAAGCCTGCCGCTTAAGTGGCGCGCGTAGTTCTCTATGCCCGAGCAATACCCCATTGCCTCGAGCATCTCAAGGTCATAGAGCGTTCTCTGCTCGAGCCTCTTTGCCTCAAGCTTCTTGTCGGTTCTGTCGAGTTCATTTAACCTTTCCCTCAGCTCCTCGCGTATGGTGTCCATAGCGCGCTTTAAGTTGCCGCTTGTGGTGACAAAGTGGCTCGCGGGGTGCACAAGGGCCTTGTTTAATCCGGCAATGGTCTTTCCACGCAGCGGGTCTATCTCGCTTATCTTCTCGACCTCGTCGCCGAAGAACTCAATACGAAGCGCCCTCTCGCCCTCGTACGCAGGAAATACCTCTACAACGTCGCCGCGCACCCGGAACGTGCCGCGGTGAAAATCGTAATCTCCCCTCTTGTACTGCATCTCCACAAGGCGCTTTAGTACCTCGTCCCTGCTTATGTTCATCCCCTTTTCCACATATACGCGAAGCTCGCCGTAGTCGTCCGGCGAGCCTATGCCGTAGATGCAGGAGACAGAGGCAACGACGATGGTATCGCGTCTTGTCAGTATCGAATGCGTTGCCGAATGCCTAAGCTTATCTATTTCGTCGTTTATGGCAGCGTCTTTTTCTATGAAGGTATCGGTGGTCGGAACGTAGGCCTCGGGCTGGTAATAATCGTAATACGAAACAAAGTACTCTACCGCGTTCTCCGGAAAGAGGTCCCTGAACTCGGCAAAGAGCTGCGCTGCGAGGGTCTTATTTGGCGCAAGCACAAGGGTCGGCCTGTCCACCTCCTCAACGACCTTGGCAACGGTAAAGGTCTTGCCCGAACCCGTAACGCCAAGGAGCACCTGCGCGGCACAGCCTTGCACAAGCCCTTTGGAAAGTTCCTTTATGGCAGCCGGTTGGTCGCCCTTTGGCGAAAACTCGCTTACAAGGCGAAAACCTTTGCCCTTATCCTCTCTATTCTTCCCTGGCATGAGTATCCCTAACCCGATATTATACACCGAACAAAATGGAAAATCACCGAATTTTAAACATGGAAAGATACTGCTGGGGTGGACGGCAAAACGCCGCTTACTTCTCGAACTCGGCCCTGATTTCCATGGCCTTGAATATGTCGCTTCTTGATATGACGCCGACCATGGCATTATTCTCCATGACAATGTGCCTGCCGCTTCCGTCAGAGGCCATGCGCGTAAGTAGCGAAAGGACTGTGTCGTTTGGCGCGGCAATCATGGAGACAGTTAAAGGGTCTGCCGCCTCGCTGACCAGGGTTGTTGCCCATTTGTCTTTTTCAATGCTGCGCACGTTCCTTAAGCCAATCATGCCGATGACGCCGTAAGGGCCTGTAACAGGAAACGCCGCGTGGTGGTACGCGAAAAAATACCTCTCAACCGCCTCGGTAACGGTTATGGAGCCGTCGATGGAAACAACATTCCTCGTCATGATGTCGGCAACACGTATGCCTTCTAACGCGAGCTTCATAACGAGCTGGCGGTAGCTTCCCTCGGCAGCCTGCTGCAAAAACATGCCTATAAGTATCGCCCATAGCCCCTGCACAAAGAGCCCGGATATAAGCTCAACAAACCCGAGCGCTATCAGGGCAAAGGCAAAGCCGCGGCCAACGGTGCTGGATGCCTTTGTTGCTGCCCTGACATTCCCGGTCCTCTGCCACCAGATGGCCCGTAACACCCTGCCGCCGTCGAGCGGAAAACCAGGAATGAGGTTAAATATAAGGAGAACGATATTTGCGGTAAAGAGAAACCCTGCCATGCCGGTTATCTCCGGAGGAGCGCCCGCGCTAACAAGTGCTATCTTAAAGACATAAAAAAATGCCGCAAGCACAAGGCTCGCAGCCGGCCCTGCAACGGCGATTTTCAATTCATCGGCGGCCTTGTCAGGCTCGCGCGTAAGGTGCGCGACCCCGCCGAATATGAAAAGCGTTATCTCTTTTACCGGAAGCCCGAGCCTGTTGGACACATACGAGTGCGCGAGCTCGTGAATGAGCACACAGATAAAGAGCGCAAGGGCAGAGAACGAGCCCATTACGATGTACGCGCCCTTGGAAAGCCCCGGAAGGTTTGCCGGAAAGTAGCCGTAGGCAAGGCTCCAGGCAAAGAGCACGAGCACTATGAACCACGTATAGTGCAGCGATACCCTTGTGCCGAGAACCGTAAAAAGAGGGAAAGATCTTGCCATAATTATCGAGACGCGCCCGGTCGGGCAGCGCGTCAAAGGAATACTTTAGAAACTCTGCGGAGCGCCCCTTAGGCCTTCGCGTTCCTTGAAGCCGCACATGATGTTCATGTTCTGTATGGCCTGGCCGGAAGCGCCCTTAACGAGGTTGTCTATGGCAGAGACCGCGATGATGCTCTGCTTATTCTCGTCTAGCCAGAGGCCTATGTCGCAGAAGTTAGAACCCCGCACGCGGCTTACATCCGGAAAGGTTCCCTCCGGGCAAAGGCGCACGAAACGCTCGTCCTTGTAAAATTCCTGATACGCGTCCCTTAGGTCCGAGGGCGATATGATTGCCGAGAGTTTCGCATACACTGTTGCGAGTATTCCGCGCGATATTGGCAACAGGTGCGGCGTAAACGTAACCGAGATCTCTGAGCCGAAAAGCTCTGTCATGGTCTGCTCTATCTCAGGAGTATGGCGATGATTGCCGACCTTATAGGGCTTAAAGCCGCCCGAGACTTCGACAAAGGAATTATCGAGTGTGGCAGCGCGCCCTGCGCCGGAAACCCCGCTCTTCGCGTCGATGATTATGGAATCCCTGTTCACGAGCCCTTTTTTAAGAAGCGGCGCGATTGCAAGGATAGAAGCAGTCGGATAACACCCGGGGTTCGCAACAAGGCGCGCCTCTTTGATTTTCTTCCGGTTGATTTCCGGTAGCCCGTACACAGCTTCCTTTAGAAGCGATGCTGCCTTATGCGGCTCATACCAGCGCTTGAAGAGCTCGGCGTCCTTCAAACGGAAGTCCGCGCTCAGGTCAACGACCAGACGCTCACCGCCGCAGATATCGGGCACGATTTCCATGGCGTTGCCGTGCGGCAGACACGAGAAATAGAACTCCGCATCCGTGTTGGAAAACTCGGAAGGGTCTTTAAAGGTAAGCGCGTCGTAGAAGCCGCGAAGGAACGGGAATACCTCGGTAACGGGCTTGCCGGCGTACTGCCTCGATGTTACGAGCGAGACCTCTGCCATGCTGTGAGACGCAAGTAGCCGCAAAAGCTCAAGCCCCGTATAACCGCTTGCTCCGAGCACGGCAACCCTTAACATGCAAGACCTCCCGTAAAAATGATATTGTCAGAAAAGTATACCAGTATTGGCGAAAAAAACAAAATAAATCTGAGCACAGAGGCGGCCCTCCGGGCCGCCACGCAAATAAAAAGGGAGGGCGTCGTCCGCCCTCCCTTCGTGATAACCTTAAGCCGCCCCTTCGAAAGGGGCCGCGTATTATCTCTTCGAGTACTGGAACCTTGCCCTTGCGCCCTTCTGTCCGTACTTCTTTCTTTCCTTCATCCTCGGGTCCCTGGTGAGGAAGCCCGCCTTCTTAAGGGCATCCTTATTTTCGGCGCTTATCTCTATAAGAGCCCTTGAGATCGCGTGCCTTACAGCGCCTGCCTGGCCGCTTGGGCCGCCGCCCTTTACATTGACGCGCACATTGAACTTACCTGAGGTCTTCGTGACATCGAAGGGACGCCTCACGTCCATCTTCAATGTCTCTCTCGGGAAAAACTTATCCATGGGCTTATCGTTTACCGTTATCTCGCCCGAGCCCGCAGAGAGGATTGCCCTCGCAACCGAGGTCTTTCTCCTGCCGACGGCTATAAACACATTTTCAGCCATTTTAAAAATCGCCTCCTGTTATTATACAGCCATGTTCTCCGGGTTCTGCGCCTGGTGCGGATGCGCAGTGCCCGCGTATACCTTAAGCTTCTTGAGCATCCTTCTGCCAAGCGGCCCCTTGGGGAGCATGCCCTGCACCGCATCTGTGATAACCCTTGTGGGGTTGTTCTCGATAACCTTCCACATGGGAAGCTCCTTTAAGCCGCCCGGATACCCGGAATACGACCTATAGAGCTTCTCTTTCATCTTATTGCCGCTTACCGCTACCTTTTCGGCATTTACGACAACGACGAAATCGCCCATATCCATGCTCGGCGAGTACGTCGGCTTGTGCTTGCCTCTTAGTACCGTGGCTATGCGGGTTGCGATCCTGCCAAGGGTCTTTGCCTCGGCGTCGACCACGAACCACTTTCTATTGTCCTTACTAAGTTCCTCTACCGCGCTCATGACCTTCTCCTCGAACTTTGCAATGATTAATATTTAAAACTTGCCAGAATATTCAAATATAATGATTTTCAGGCCGTTTGTCAAGGAATTTCTGCGCGTCACGGCGTCCTGCACCTAAAAGCATGATATTTCAAAAATCTGAGAAAAGTCATGTTTTTCATTTCCAATCCCGGATATAATATGTTATGTTATATTGGATAGCACCCAAAATGCTTTAAATATCAAGGAGGTAAAGGATAATGAGTGATTGCGGAAGCGGTTGCGGGGACGGTAAGGGCGGCGGCCCTTTTTCAGAAGGAAGAGAGCTTGTGGAGTTCGTGATGCAGGCCCACGGCGGCGGCGTAGCAATAGCCGAGATACCTGATGGCGGGCTAAAGGCCAAGTGCCAGGGATGCGGCGCGGACTTTCACATGAAGACCTTTGTAGACAGGTGCCCCAAGTGCGGCGGCGTGCACGCAGTAAGCCCGCCCAGATGCCACGACGCAGCGAACATCCAGTTCGCGGGCAAGGACTTCAAGGGCTAAGCTTTAAAACCCCAGAGAAACGAAAAAAGGCCGGACGATTAGTCCGGCCTTTTTGTTTGATAAACATTACGCTACCACGAAAATATAACCCCTCTACCTCTCAAGCCTTGCCTTGGCTTTGTTATTAGCCTTGTCCATCTCCTCGAAGCCTGTTTTCAACTCAACCTCGACCGTCTTTATTTCATAATTGGCCTTAACCGTATGCGCGAACCCTGCCCCCGGCTCCAAGGAACCAAAAGCAAAGTCCGCAACTGTCTCGCCTGTATCGGTATTTTTGATAATAATCTTTGCCGGCGCGGATTCGGTCATGCCGGAGTTCACGGCCTCTACGCGTATCACATAGTCCTTCGATACTTTCTTAAGAGTAACGGACTTTATCACAAGGTCTGGCAGGCCGGATATGTTGTAGAGCCGCGTTATGTCGTCGAGTATCTCTCTTTTTATTGTCTGCGAGCAGTCGAGCATGGGATAGAGAATGCTCGAAGGGTCGCTGCTGTGCTTATACCCCATTGCGTGAAGGATTTCGTGTATCTCGACAAGCGGCTCGCTGCAGTCGTGGTCGCGCTCGATTAATACCTCGCCGCCGACAATTATATTATAATGTTCCCCGAGCGTGTACCTCGGCCCGCCGCGCCCCATTTCGACAACGCCGTAATCATCGCCCTTCTTGGCCTTTTTGAGTGCCGGGCTGCAGTTCACCACAAGCTGCTCGTCTCTGATTACGGGATTGAAAAACACGGGAGTAAGACCGGATATTTTGTTAAATGCCTTTTCTATATCCATCCACTTATAGCGCGGACAATCGTTTATGCGGTAGGTAATGACCTTGTCCTCGTAGCGCATGTTCGGGGCGAACTGAAGCATAGACGGCTCCCCGGCAAAGAGCGCGGAGGGCAAAAAAACAGCAATCAAAAAAACAGCTGCCAGTAAAAAACGCATTGTAATCATATTACCACTCCTGCTCAATAGGCCGGCACAATTGCCCGCCGGATTACGGCCATATGACTTCGTCTGGTTCGAACGGCAATATAAGTTTTTTTAATAATTTTGTGTCCTTTACGCTAATTACAAAGAGTTTATCTCCACCTGTCTTATAAAACAACAGGTCGCCTGACTTGGAAAGCCCGAGCCGCCCTACAGCACTATCTACTTCTGGTATCGGAAGTTTTATTTCTGCTTTTAAAGTGTTAGATGCTATATCGTAAAAACGTAATATACCGGCAAAAGAATTTGCCTCATTTCTTACATCGCTTATTATATATTTGATATCTTTTGACAAGAAATAATCGCCAATGGATTCTGGATATTTGTCGTATGGCATCGTCACACGACCTATCTCTTTAGATGTTAAAAGGTCCAAAATAGAATATTCCTGTAATGTTTCCTCAGCGTTCACGCTGCCAAAGTTGAGAACCTTTTCATTAATACAATCATCACCTGGACCAATATCATACAATATGCCTGGATTGTATAAGAAAGTAGGCGGGGCAGTAGAAATATCGAACACACGACCCGATGTAAAAAGCCTTTTTTCATCTATGAAGCATGCGTCTTTGCTTATTCTAAATGCCTTATCCTCATAAAAATCGCCGGGGTCGATCGTAGGAAGCTTATATATAGCATCTTCGTAATTATTGAGCTCCGCAAAGGTGGTATTATCGTAAACACTGCCGCCTTTATACATCTTCTTTCCGGAAGGATTAACAACAAAGGGACCTCCTTGCTTTATCAAACCAAGAAAATCCATCTCTGGGTATTTTAATGCAAAACAACCATCAAACACGTCTTCCG belongs to Deltaproteobacteria bacterium and includes:
- the uvrB gene encoding excinuclease ABC subunit UvrB: MPGKNREDKGKGFRLVSEFSPKGDQPAAIKELSKGLVQGCAAQVLLGVTGSGKTFTVAKVVEEVDRPTLVLAPNKTLAAQLFAEFRDLFPENAVEYFVSYYDYYQPEAYVPTTDTFIEKDAAINDEIDKLRHSATHSILTRRDTIVVASVSCIYGIGSPDDYGELRVYVEKGMNISRDEVLKRLVEMQYKRGDYDFHRGTFRVRGDVVEVFPAYEGERALRIEFFGDEVEKISEIDPLRGKTIAGLNKALVHPASHFVTTSGNLKRAMDTIREELRERLNELDRTDKKLEAKRLEQRTLYDLEMLEAMGYCSGIENYARHLSGRLPGEPPFTLIDYFPEDFLLVVDESHIAIPQIGGMYLGDRSRKQTLVDYGFRLPSALDNRPLKFEEFEARIKQAIYVSATPGDYEIKRAGGVVVEQIIRPTGLMDPVIEQRGAETQVDDLLGEIKKRVKKNERVLVTTLTKRMAEDLTQYYTDIGIKVKYLHSDVETLDRIEILRDLRLGRFDVLVGINLLREGLDLPEVSLVAILDADKEGFLRSTRSLIQTFGRAARNVDGTVILYADKVTRSMREATGETERRRKLQAEYNEANNIKPSTIKSRIKDVMSSIYESDYYTVDASAAAEDGEEYVAPHELSGKIKELHKEMENAAKRLEFERAAGLRDRITALEKELVRIGG
- a CDS encoding site-2 protease family protein, with product MARSFPLFTVLGTRVSLHYTWFIVLVLFAWSLAYGYFPANLPGLSKGAYIVMGSFSALALFICVLIHELAHSYVSNRLGLPVKEITLFIFGGVAHLTREPDKAADELKIAVAGPAASLVLAAFFYVFKIALVSAGAPPEITGMAGFLFTANIVLLIFNLIPGFPLDGGRVLRAIWWQRTGNVRAATKASSTVGRGFAFALIALGFVELISGLFVQGLWAILIGMFLQQAAEGSYRQLVMKLALEGIRVADIMTRNVVSIDGSITVTEAVERYFFAYHHAAFPVTGPYGVIGMIGLRNVRSIEKDKWATTLVSEAADPLTVSMIAAPNDTVLSLLTRMASDGSGRHIVMENNAMVGVISRSDIFKAMEIRAEFEK
- the argC gene encoding N-acetyl-gamma-glutamyl-phosphate reductase, whose product is MLRVAVLGASGYTGLELLRLLASHSMAEVSLVTSRQYAGKPVTEVFPFLRGFYDALTFKDPSEFSNTDAEFYFSCLPHGNAMEIVPDICGGERLVVDLSADFRLKDAELFKRWYEPHKAASLLKEAVYGLPEINRKKIKEARLVANPGCYPTASILAIAPLLKKGLVNRDSIIIDAKSGVSGAGRAATLDNSFVEVSGGFKPYKVGNHRHTPEIEQTMTELFGSEISVTFTPHLLPISRGILATVYAKLSAIISPSDLRDAYQEFYKDERFVRLCPEGTFPDVSRVRGSNFCDIGLWLDENKQSIIAVSAIDNLVKGASGQAIQNMNIMCGFKEREGLRGAPQSF
- the rpsI gene encoding 30S ribosomal protein S9, with product MAENVFIAVGRRKTSVARAILSAGSGEITVNDKPMDKFFPRETLKMDVRRPFDVTKTSGKFNVRVNVKGGGPSGQAGAVRHAISRALIEISAENKDALKKAGFLTRDPRMKERKKYGQKGARARFQYSKR
- the rplM gene encoding 50S ribosomal protein L13; translation: MSAVEELSKDNRKWFVVDAEAKTLGRIATRIATVLRGKHKPTYSPSMDMGDFVVVVNAEKVAVSGNKMKEKLYRSYSGYPGGLKELPMWKVIENNPTRVITDAVQGMLPKGPLGRRMLKKLKVYAGTAHPHQAQNPENMAV
- a CDS encoding hydrogenase maturation nickel metallochaperone HypA — protein: MSDCGSGCGDGKGGGPFSEGRELVEFVMQAHGGGVAIAEIPDGGLKAKCQGCGADFHMKTFVDRCPKCGGVHAVSPPRCHDAANIQFAGKDFKG
- a CDS encoding M10 family metallopeptidase domain-containing protein produces the protein MLQFAPNMRYEDKVITYRINDCPRYKWMDIEKAFNKISGLTPVFFNPVIRDEQLVVNCSPALKKAKKGDDYGVVEMGRGGPRYTLGEHYNIIVGGEVLIERDHDCSEPLVEIHEILHAMGYKHSSDPSSILYPMLDCSQTIKREILDDITRLYNISGLPDLVIKSVTLKKVSKDYVIRVEAVNSGMTESAPAKIIIKNTDTGETVADFAFGSLEPGAGFAHTVKANYEIKTVEVELKTGFEEMDKANNKAKARLER